A genomic segment from Cyprinus carpio isolate SPL01 chromosome A4, ASM1834038v1, whole genome shotgun sequence encodes:
- the LOC109066092 gene encoding filamin-C-like isoform X4 encodes MMSNNTYYDQQLPPQYYQGTDNGEDGEEEMPATEKDLAEDAPWKKIQQNTFTRWCNEHLKCMNKKINDLQKDLTDGLKLIGLLEVLSQKKMYRKYHARPNFRQMKLENVSVALEFLEREHIKLVSIDSKAIVDGNLKLILGLIWTLILHYSISMPMWEDEDDEDARKLTPKQRLLGWIQNKVPQLPINNFHRDWRDGKALGALVDNCAPGLCPDWETWDPSQPVENAREAMQQADDWLGVPQVIAPEEIVDPNVDEHSVMTYLSQFPKAKLKPGAPLRSKTLHPKRAKAYGPGIEPKGNVVLRPAEFVVETVEAGLGEVLVYIEDPEGHTEEARVIPNNDRNRSYSVVYVPKVEGLHKVKVLFAGQDIDRSPFLVNVSKALGDPNKVQARGAGLEPVGNVANKPTYFDIYTAGAGAGDVGVIIVDSQGCRDTVEIILENKGDSVFRCTYCPILEGPHTIYVTFAGQQIPKSPFTVHISEAPPSGRQIGSPVHIIPQSLRTPPSEKAKKLPPPTPPKPRRPTSNPNACRAIGRGLQPKGVRVKEVADFKVYTKGAGSGELRVQVKGPRGGDEPVKVQDLGDGVYECDYYPIFTGKYIITITWGGHAIPRSPFEVIVSEDAGPQKVRAWGPGLETGMVGKSADFVVEAIGTEVGTLGFSIEGPSQAKIECDDKGDGSCDVLYWPTEPGDYAVHVICDDEDIKDSPFMAHILPAANDVFPEKVKCYGPGLEPTGCIVNKPAEFTIDARGAGRGHLQIYAQDSEGFPINIQITDNGDSTYFCVYIPTKPIKHTIIITWGEVNVPNSPFRVTIGEGSHPENVKVHGPGVEKTGLKANEPTYFTVDCSEAGQGDVSIGIKCAPGVVGSAEADIDFDIIKNDNDTFTVKYTPPAAGRYTIMVLFADQEIPISPFRIKVDPSHDANKVKAEGPGLNKTGVEVGKPTHFNIYTKGAGKATPEVHFTTAGKGEAVSDFEIIDNHDYSFTVRYTALQQGNMSISVCHGGDPIPKSPFTITVAPPLDLNKVKVQGLNNKVDVGKDEEFTIDTRGAGGQGKVDVKITSPSHRPIPCKVESGASNEAHTVKYIPPEEGPYKVDISYDGNPVPGSPFTVEGVMPPDPSKVRAYGPGLKGGIVGKPAPFAIDTKGAGTGGLGLTVEGPCEAKIECQDNGDGSCSVSYLPTEPGEYSINILFADAHIPGSPFKAMVQSVFDPSKVTASGPGLERGKVNEAALFTVDCSKAGEAELTIEIISDSGAQAEVHVQNNSDGTYSITYIPPFHGMYTITIKYGGHAVPKFPARVQVDPALDTSGIKVYGPGVEPRGVLREVTTHFVVDTRVHSKMGGNHIKVNIVNPSGANTDAFITDKGDGTYRVEYTAYEDGVHVIEVLYDDVPVPKSPFRVAVTEGCDPSRVRAYGPGLEEGLVNKPNRFTVETRGAGTGGLGLAIEGPSEAKMSCKDNKDGSCSVEYIPFTPGEYDVNITFGGLPIPGSPFRVPVRELVDPSKVKCSGPGLGSGVRAHVPQTFTVDCSKAGLAPLEVLLYGPTGVTEPVNITDNGDGTHTVIYTPAKDGPYTVCVKYADQEVPRSPFKIKVLPAHDASKVRASGPGLNASGVPASLPVEFTIDARDAGEGLLTVQILDPEGKPKKANIRDNRDGTYTVSYVPDMTGRYTITIKYGGDEIPYSPYRIHALPSGDASKCLVTVSIGGHGLGSGLGPTIQIGEETVITVDAKAAGKGKVTCKVSTPDGAELDVDVVENADGTFDIYYTAPEPGKYIITIRFGGEHIPNSPFHVVASDTIPIIEEPCDKLQLQQPYAPYQGYSPRWATEEPVTAVDAMEPMLRPFNLVIPFTVQKGEITGEVRMPSGKTARPHITDNKDGTVTVKYAPTEKGLHEMDIKYDGNHIPGSPLQFYVDAINSGHVNAYGPGLSHGMVNKPTTFTIVTKDAGEGGLSLAVEGPSKAEISCKDNKDGTCTVSYLPTAPGDYNIIVKFDDKHIAGSPFTAKITGDDSMRTSQLNVGTATDVSLKITETDLSSLAASIRAPSGNEEPCLLKRLPNRHIGISFTPKEVGEHVVSVKKNGKHVTNSPFKIMVGQSEIGDASKVKVFGKGLIEGHTFEVAEFIVDTRSAGYGGLGLSIEGPSKVDINCSDVDDGTCKVTYCPTEPGTYIINIKFADQHVPGSPFTVKVLGEGRMKESITRKRQAPSIATVGSTCDLNLKIPGESGTQEMTAQVTSPSGNTEDAEIIEGEDSTYSVRFVPQEMGPHTVNVKYRGQHVPGSPFQFTVGPLGEGGAHKVRAGGTGLDRGVAGIPAEFSIWTREAGAGGLSIAVEGPSKAEISFEDRKDGSCGVAYVVQEPGDYEVSIKFNDEHIPDSPFIVPIASVSDDARLLTVTSLQEMGLKVNQEASFAVQLNGARGVIDAKVHTPSGAVEECYITELDNDKHAIHFIPWENGVHSIDVRFNGSHIPGSPFKIRVGEPSQAGDPGMVTAFGPGLEGGTTGVPSDFIVNTCNAGSGALSVTIDGPSKVKMDCQECPEGYKVTYTPMAPGSYLISIKYGGPQHIVGSPFKAKVSGARLSGGHSLHETSSVLVETVTKSSSVAGSFSTLPKFSSDASKVISRGAGLSKAFIGQKNTFTVDCSKAGTNMLMVGVHGPKTPCEEVYVKHMGNRMYNVTYTVKEKGDYILIVKWGEEMVPGSPFHVTVP; translated from the exons GCCTGTGTCCGGACTGGGAGACATGGGACCCGAGTCAGCCAGTGGAGAATGCAAGAGAAGCCATGCAGCAAGCCGACGACTGGCTCGGTGTGCCTCAG GTGATTGCTCCAGAGGAGATTGTAGATCCTAACGTGGACGAGCACTCAGTGATGACCTACCTGTCTCAGTTCCCCAAAGCCAAACTCAAACCTGGTGCCCCACTGCGATCTAAAACCCTGCATCCCAAGAGAGCCAAGGCCTACGGCCCAG GTATTGAGCCTAAAGGTAACGTTGTGTTGAGGCCAGCTGAGTTTGTGGTGGAGACTGTGGAGGCCGGGCTTGGAGAGGTCTTGGTGTACATTGAGGATCCAGAGGGCCACACAGAAGAG GCCAGAGTAATTCCCAACAATGACAGGAACAGGAGCTACTCTGTGGTCTATGTCCCAAAAGTGGAGGGTCTGCATAag GTGAAGGTGTTGTTTGCTGGACAGGACATTGACAGAAGCCCTTTCCTGGTAAATGTGTCTAAAGCACTGGGAGACCCGAACAAGGTGCAGGCCCGCGGGGCAGGTTTGGAACCGGTGGGCAATGTGGCCAATAAACCCACCTATTTTGACATCTACACGGCAG GTGCAGGAGCTGGTGATGTCGGTGTGATCATTGTGGACTCTCAGGGCTGCAGAGACACAGTGGAGATCATTCTGGAAAACAAGGGCGACAGTGTTTTCCGCTGCACTTACTGCCCTATTCTGGAGGGCCCTCACACTATATATGTGACATTTGCTGGCCAGCAGATACCCAAAAGCCCTTTCACTGTCCACATCTCAGAGG CTCCTCCGAGCGGCCGGCAGATCGGCTCCCCGGTTCACATAATCCCTCAGTCTTTACGCACACCGCCCTCAGAAAAGGCCAAGAAATTGCCTCCCCCAACACCACCCAAACCCAGGCGACCAA CGAGTAACCCGAATGCCTGTCGGGCCATTGGGCGTGGCCTGCAGCCCAAGGGTGTGCGTGTGAAGGAGGTGGCCGACTTTAAGGTGTACACGAAGGGAGCAGGCAGTGGAGAACTACGTGTTCAAGTCAAAGGGCCGA GAGGTGGCGATGAGCCTGTGAAGGTGCAAGACCTGGGAGATGGTGTGTACGAATGTGATTACTACCccatttttactggaaaatacaTTATCACCATTACTTGGGGTGGCCACGCCATTCCTCGTAG CCCATTTGAAGTGATCGTTAGTGAAGATGCTGGCCCTCAGAAGGTGAGGGCTTGGGGTCCAGGCCTGGAGACGGGCATGGTGGGAAAATCAGCTGACTTTGTGGTCGAGGCCATTGGCACTGAGGTTGGAACTCTGG GTTTCTCCATTGAAGGCCCCTCACAGGCTAAGATAGAGTGTGATGATAAGGGAGATGGATCTTGTGATGTTTTGTACTGGCCCACCGAGCCTGGTGACTATGCGGTCCATGTCATCTGTGATGATGAAGATATCAAAGACAGCCCCTTCATGGCCCACATCCTCCCTGCAGCCAATGACGTCTTCCCTGAGAAG GTTAAGTGCTACGGCCCTGGACTAGAACCAACTGGGTGCATTGTAAACAAACCTGCTGAATTTACAATTGACGCCCGTGGAGCTGGAAGAGGACATCTACAGATTTACGCTCAG GACTCAGAAGGCTTCCCCATCAACATCCAGATCACAGATAATGGTGACAGCACATATTTCTGCGTCTACATTCCCACCAAGCCCATCAAACACACTATCATCATCACCTGGGGAGAGGTCAATGTTCCCAATAGTCCATTCAGG GTAACCATTGGAGAAGGCAGTCACCCAGAGAACGTGAAGGTTCATGGACCAGGAGTGGAAAAGACTGGCTTGAAGGCCAATGAACCCACATACTTTACTGTGGATTGCAGTGAGGCTGGACAAG GAGATGTCAGCATTGGGATTAAGTGTGCTCCTGGCGTGGTGGGATCTGCCGAAGCAGATATTGATTTTGAcatcattaaaaatgacaatgacACATTCACAGTGAAGTATACACCTCCTGCAGCTGGACGCTACACCATCATGGTGCTGTTTGCTGATCAA GAAATTCCAATTAGCCCCTTCCGTATTAAAGTCGATCCATCCCATGATGCCAATAAGGTGAAAGCAGAGGGTCCCGGGCTCAACAAGACCG GTGTGGAAGTGGGCAAGCCGACCCACTTCAACATCTACACTAAAGGAGCAGGCAAGGCCACGCCTGAGGTTCACTTCACCACAGCTGGGAAAGGAGAAGCCGTCAGTGACTTTGAGATCATTGATAACCATGACTATTCTTTCACTGTGCGTTACACTGCATTACAGCAG GGTAACATGAGCATATCTGTGTGCCATGGCGGTGACCCCATCCCCAAAAGCCCTTTTACCATCACTGTTGCTCCTCCTTTGGATCTCAACAAGGTCAAAGTTCAAGGACTCAACAACA AAGTGGATGTAGGGAAAGATGAGGAGTTTACCATTGACACACGTGGCGCAGGAGGTCAAGGAAAGGTGGACGTCAAGATTACCTCACCTTCTCACCGACCAATCCCGTGCAAGGTTGAATCTGGAGCATCCAATGAGGCGCACACTGTTAAGTACATTCCCCCGGAAGAGGGACCCTACAAAGTGGACATCAGCTATGATGGAAACCCCGTGCCTGGAAGTCCTTTCACGGTGGAGGGAGTGATGCCTCCAGATCCCTCAAAG GTGCGAGCCTATGGCCCAGGCCTGAAGGGAGGTATTGTGGGTAAACCCGCTCCATTTGCCATCGACACCAAAGGTGCAGGTACAGGGGGTCTTGGGCTGACTGTGGAGGGCCCGTGTGAAGCCAAGATTGAGTGCCAGGACAACGGCGACGGATCTTGCTCAGTGTCCTATCTGCCCACTGAGCCTGGAGAGTATTCTATTAACATCCTGTTTGCTGATGCTCACATCCCTGGTTCTCCCTTCAAAGCCATGGTGCAGTCTGTCTTTGACCCAAGCAAGGTCACAGCTAGCGGACCGGGGCTGGAGAGAGGAAAGGTCAACGAAGCGGCGTTGTTCACGGTGGACTGCTCTAAAGCAGGCGAGGCAGAGTTGACCATAGAGATTATTTCAGATTCAGGAGCGCAGGCTGAGGTTCATGTCCAGAATAACAGCGATGGAACATATTCTATCACCTACATCCCTCCTTTCCACGGAATGTACACCATCACGATTAAATACGGAGGACACGCAGTGCCGAAGTTTCCTGCAAGGGTGCAGGTAGATCCTGCTCTCGATACCAGCGGAATCAAGGTCTATGGTCCAGGAGTGGAACCTAGAG GGGTACTCCGAGAGGTCACTACACACTTTGTCGTTGACACTCGGGTTCACAGCAAAATGGGTGGAAACCACATCAAAGTTAATATTGTTAACCCATCAGGTGCCAACACTGATGCGTTCATCACCGACAAAGGAGATGGCACTTACAGAGTGGAGTATACAGCATATGAGGATG GTGTGCATGTGATAGAGGTGCTGTATGATGACGTACCTGTCCCCAAGAGCCCGTTTAGGGTGGCGGTAACCGAAGGTTGTGATCCCAGCCGTGTACGTGCATACGGTCCTGGTCTGGAAGAGGGTCTGGTCAACAAACCCAACCGCTTCACTGTGGAAACCAG GGGTGCTGGCACGGGTGGTCTTGGATTGGCCATCGAGGGTCCATCAGAAGCTAAGATGTCTTGTAAAGATAACAAAGATGGCAGCTGTAGCGTGGAGTATATTCCTTTCACTCCTGGAGAATATGACGTCAACATCACTTTCGGAGGTCTGCCTATCCCAG GTAGTCCATTCAGGGTGCCTGTGAGGGAGCTGGTGGATCCTAGTAAGGTGAAGTGTTCTGGTCCTGGTTTGGGCAGTGGAGTTCGAGCCCATGTTCCTCAGACCTTCACCGTGGACTGCAGCAAAGCTGGACTCGCCCCACTGGAGGTGCTGCTGTATGGACCTACAG GAGTGACAGAGCCAGTGAATATCACAGACAATGGTGATGGCACACACACAGTGATCTACACTCCTGCTAAAGATGGACCGTACACTGTGTGTGTCAAATATGCAGACCAAGAAGTGCCACGCAG tCCATTTAAGATCAAGGTGTTGCCTGCTCATGATGCCAGTAAAGTCCGTGCCAGCGGTCCTGGACTGAACGCTTCCGGGGTTCCCGCCAGCCTGCCGGTGGAGTTCACCATCGATGCTCGTGACGCAGGCGAGGGACTTCTCACTGTACAGATTCTG GACCCAGAAGGAAAACCAAAGAAAGCCAACATTCGAGATAACAGAGACGGAACATACACTGTGTCCTACGTCCCAGATATGACAGGACGCTACACTATTACAATCAAATATGGCGGAGATGAGATCCCATACTCCCCCTACCGCATACATGCTCTGCCCAGTGGAGATGCCAGTAAATGCCTTGTGACAG TGTCGATTGGTGGACACGGATTGG GCTCTGGGCTTGGACCTACTATTCAAATCGGCGAGGAGACCGTTATCACTGTGGATGCAAAGGCTGCTGGGAAGGGGAAGGTCACCTGCAAAGTGTCAACTCCAGATGGGGCGGAGCTAGACGTGGATGTGGTGGAGAACGCGGACGGGACATTTGATATCTACTATACCGCTCCAGAACCTGGGAAATACATTATCACCATCCGCTTTGGAGGAGAGCACATTCCTAACAGCCCCTTCCATGTGGTG GCATCTGATACCATCCCTATAATCGAGGAACCATGTGATAAACTACAGTTACAGCAGCCCTACGCCCCCTACCAGGGATACAGCCCTCGTTGG GCCACGGAGGAACCAGTCACTGCAGTGGACGCCATGGAGCCAATGCTTCGCCCGTTCAATCTGGTCATTCCATTTACTGTACAAAAGGGGGAGATTACAG gtgAGGTACGTATGCCCTCTGGTAAAACCGCCCGTCCTCACATCACTGATAACAAGGATGGGACTGTGACGGTCAAATATGCCCCCACCGAGAAGGGCCTACATGAGATGGACATCAAATATGACGGGAATCACATTCCAG GAAGTCCACTGCAGTTCTATGTAGATGCCATTAACAGCGGGCATGTGAATGCATATGGACCTGGTCTGAGTCATGGCATGGTCAACAAACCCACCACTTTCACCATCGTCACTAAGGACGCTGGAGAAg GTGGTCTGTCTTTGGCAGTGGAAGGCCCCTCTAAGGCAGAGATCAGCTGTAAGGATAATAAAGATGGCACCTGCACTGTGTCCTACCTGCCAACAGCACCAGGAGACTATAATATAATCGTCAAGTTTGATGACAAGCACATCGCTGGAAGCCCCTTTACAGCCAAGATCACAG GTGATGACTCCATGAGGACGTCCCAGCTGAATGTTGGCACAGCCACAGACGTGTCACTAAAGATCACAGAGACGGACCTGAGCTCCCTGGCCGCGAGCATCAGAGCCCCATCTGGCAACGAGGAGCCCTGCCTGCTGAAGAGACTGCCAAACCGCCACATCG GAATATCCTTTACTCCTAAAGAGGTGGGCGAGCATGTGGTCAGCGTGAAGAAGAATGGAAAACACGTGACCAACAGCCCATTCAAGATCATGGTGGGCCAGTCTGAGATCGGAGACGCCAGTAAGGTGAAGGTGTTTGGGAAAGGACTGATTGAAGGACACACCTTTGAAGTGGCTGAGTTCATTGTGGACACCAGAAGTGCAG GTTATGGAGGTCTCGGTCTGTCTATCGAGGGGCCCAGCAAAGTTGACATTAACTGTTCGGATGTGGATGACGGAACATGCAAAGTGACCTACTGCCCAACCGAACCTGGAACTTACATCATCAACATCAAATTCGCCGACCAACATGTGCCAG GAAGTCCATTTACAGTGAAGGTTCTGGGCGAGGGAAGAATGAAGGAGAGCATCACCAGAAAGAGGCAGGCGCCATCTATCGCCACAGTGGGCAGCACTTGCGACCTCAACCTCAAGATTCCAG gtgaaTCAGGTACGCAGGAAATGACCGCACAGGTGACGAGTCCCAGTGGTAACACGGAGGATGCTGAGATCATAGAAGGAGAGGATAGCACCTATAGTGTGCGTTTTGTGCCTCAGGAGATGGGTCCCCACACTGTCAATGTCAAATACAGGGGACAGCATGTCCCTGGAAGCCCCTTCCAGTTCACTGTCGGGCCCCTGGGAGAGGGAGGGGCCCATAAGGTTCGGGCAGGTGGTACTGGATTGGACAGGGGTGTGGCTGGAATTCCAG cTGAGTTCAGTATCTGGACCCGTGAGGCCGGTGCTGGTGGTTTGTCAATAGCTGTTGAGGGGCCCAGCAAAGCAGAGATTTCCTTTGAGGACAGGAAAGATGGTTCCTGTGGGGTGGCCTATGTAGTACAGGAACCTG gtGACTATGAGGTGTCAATCAAATTTAACGATGAGCATATCCCAGACAGCCCTTTCATCGTTCCTATTGCATCAGTGTCAGACGACGCCCGCCTACTTACCGTCACCAGCCTGCAG GAGATGGGTCTGAAGGTGAACCAGGAGGCCTCGTTTGCCGTGCAGCTGAACGGAGCGAGAGGGGTGATTGATGCTAAAGTGCACACACCATCTGGAGCAGTGGAGGAGTGTTACATCACTGAGCTAGACAATG ATAAACACGCCATACACTTTATTCCATGGGAGAACGGCGTCCACTCCATCGATGTCCGTTTTAATGGGAGTCACATCCCAGGCAGTCCCTTCAAGATCCGTGTCGGGGAACCCAGCCAGGCAGGAGATCCAGGAATGGTGACGGCTTTTGGGCCCGGCCTGGAGGGGGGAACTACAG GTGTACCCTCAGATTTCATTGTAAACACGTGTAACGCTGGCTCAGGAGCTCTGTCGGTCACCATCGACGGTCCATCGAAGGTGAAGATGGATTGTCAGGAGTGTCCAGAAGGATACAAGGTCACTTACACACCCATGGCTCCCGGCAGCTACCTCATCTCCATCAAATATGGAGGACCGCAGCATATCGTGGGCAGCCCCTTCAAAGCCAAAGTCTCTG GTGCACGTCTGTCCGGAGGACACTCTCTACATGAAACATCATCGGTTCTGGTGGAAACGGTGACGAAATCGTCCTCAGTGGCCGGATCTTTCTCTACTCTGCCAAAGTTCTCGTCCGACGCCAGTAAGGTGATCTCCAGGGGGGCCGGACTCTCCAAAGCCTTCATTGGCCAGAAGAACACCTTCACGGTAGACTGCAGTAAAGCAG GGACGAACATGTTAATGGTAGGAGTGCACGGGCCAAAGACTCCCTGTGAAGAAGTGTACGTCAAACACATGGGCAACAGAATGTACAATGTCACATACACAGTGAAAGAGAAAGGCGACTACATCCTGATAGTCAAATGGGGAGAAGAAATGGTGCCCGGAAGCCCTTTCCACGTCACCGTGCCTTAA